The Effusibacillus pohliae DSM 22757 DNA window TCCCGCTCCCGTATCCAATTCCGCCTCGTTTGGCTCGCGCCTCGGGCCGACCGTTGGCCGATTCGCTGCTACGCCGGCGGCTGCCCCTGCCGGGTGTCTCGGATCCGCCGCCGGCCGGCTGGTTACCATGCCGGTTGCGGCTACCGCCATTGGTTCCCGCTCCTGCTGCCGCTCTTCTGCCCGCTCCGCTTCGTCTGCCGTTTTCGTCGCCTGCAGGCTCCGCTTGAGCGCCTCCATCAGGTCGACCACATTGTCCGCCCGTGGCGCGGCGGCCGGCTGCTCGACTTCCTCGTTCTCGATCTTCGCTTCGATCAGTTCCCGCAGCGCCTCTTCATAATCGCTTTTGTAATCGCCGCGGAACGTCTCGCTGATTCCCTCAATCAATTTCGTGGCCATTTCCAATTCGGCTTCGCTGATCTGAATCCCGGCGATGCCCTCGATTCCGGGCACCCCCTCGACCGCCCGCACTTCCGCCGGATAGTGGATCATGTTCAGGACAAGACAATTTTTGTGCAGGCGGATGACGGCCAGATGTTCGCTGGTGCGAAACGCCACTTTCGCAACCGCCGCTGTTTCCGTCCGATTCATTGCCTCGTACAGCAGCTTGTAGGGCTTGCCGCCGTACTCGCCCGGCCCCAGGTAATACGCTTTCTCGTAATAGATCGGATCGATGCTGTCTTTTGCGGTGAAGTGCAAAATTTCGATCGTCCGCAACGTCGGCAGCGGCAGATT harbors:
- the ku gene encoding non-homologous end joining protein Ku, translated to MRSMWKGSISFGLVNIPVSLYKATDDHKTSFRSLHENCKHPIQYKKWCPVCHREVEQREIIRGYEYAPGNYIIITDDDLENLPLPTLRTIEILHFTAKDSIDPIYYEKAYYLGPGEYGGKPYKLLYEAMNRTETAAVAKVAFRTSEHLAVIRLHKNCLVLNMIHYPAEVRAVEGVPGIEGIAGIQISEAELEMATKLIEGISETFRGDYKSDYEEALRELIEAKIENEEVEQPAAAPRADNVVDLMEALKRSLQATKTADEAERAEERQQEREPMAVAATGMVTSRPAADPRHPAGAAAGVAANRPTVGPRREPNEAELDTGAGTAVPAAEKPKRRRRRVTG